Within Spinacia oleracea cultivar Varoflay chromosome 4, BTI_SOV_V1, whole genome shotgun sequence, the genomic segment CTTTTCTCTAAAAAAATCTTCACTTTCTCCAGAATTCTTCAAGATTTAAAACTCAAAATTTATAGATCTATTAGTGGACATTATTGAAATTTGAAGTAAGATATATATTCTATCATTGCTTTTTTCCTGTATCAGTTAGTACTGTCGAAATGCTTATTTAGTTGTTTGGGttgatttttacttttttttagatGAATTATTCTTGGGATAAATCCTTCAGACTCCAATAAATTTTTGCGGGCATTGATAATTTGTTTAGATTATACGAAGTAGTTCAGAGTAGTTCGTTGGAGTCAGTGGTCATTTTACATAGATTTTTCAATCCGCTAAGCAACATTCTTGCCTTCCCCAGCGTTTACAAAGCCTCTCGTTTACAAAGCCTCTCTTCCAATCTGGTAGTTAACCAACCCCCAGTTTAGCTGGTTGACTTGGTCAATCCCCTAATATTGGGTCAAACCATTGGAGCAAACCGCTCATTGCCAAACACCCCCCCATATGGCCATATCCTTATATTGGGATGGAAAACTAGGAAAATAGGCCTTTTCTCCCTTGCCGAGTCCGGTGCCCCTCCTGCCTTGGCTCTAACAACCCGGTTATCTTCCCCTCCCCATGCTTCTTTATAATCCCAGTTTTAGGAAAAAATGAGATTGAAAATtcattaatttatgttttggggTTTTAGATGGCGATCTCCGATCTTCAGATGGGGGAAAGCATTCGAAGAAATTCTACGTTGATATGTGTGCCTATCATGGATAGCACAGTTGATCAAATGTTAGTTCAAGTAATGAAAGCTAAGGAACAAGGTGCTGACTTGGTTGAGCTTCGATTGGATTTCTTGAAGAATTTTGACCCAAATCGTGATCttgatcttttaattaaaaggAGTTGTTTGCCCACTTTGGTCACTTTCAGGTACTATTTCCCACTATTCTGTCTTACAATCTtttcaaaaattatttattctttTGGGGTTGTCTTCAGTTTCATGATATTTTGAGATTTGGTATTTAGTATTCTATGTTAGGGTATTCTGTACTGCTTTTATGTATTCATCtctattgaaagggtcattcaATTATGGATTACGCCTTGAAGAATTTCCATGGAAACATGCTGATTGAGATGATGCTTAGATGATGGGAGATATCCTTAATTTACAATCTAATAATATTGAGACTGTCCAgaaatgaaaattttaaatttatttgatTTCGTTGCTCAAAATTTTGATGAAATGTCCACTCAAGTTCGGGTGTGTTTTGCGTGAAACTTATACCAActtgaataaaaaacaaatgcTGTCACTTAGGACATTTACTCAGGCTTGTATACCTTGACAATTTCAGTTTCACAAAGTGGAAATAACGGATAATTAACTTTATTACTTCCCCCGTTCCAATATTATTGCACCATTTAccttttaggggagtttcacaAATATTGCACATTTCCATTTTAGAAATATAATATTTGCTTTCACACTACAAATACCTAATATACCCTTACATGTTAACTCTTGtttattatttaatgttttaatcaCATGGGCAAGTTTGTATATTTGCCTTTCTCTTTCTTACTTTTTTCCACTACCTAAAATCTAGTGCCCAACCGCCATGGTGCAATAAATATGGAACGGATGAAGTGTTTATGTTTGGATATGTGGTGTGTTTTGCAATTTGTTTGATATTAAAGAGGAAACAAAAAATACTAATCATAAATCATGTTTTTGATATTACTTCCTCACGCTTGTGATTGTTCATGTCGTTCGTAGACCAACCTGGGAAGGTGGTCAGTATGATGGGGATGAAAGTGGACGAAGAAAAGCATTGTGTAGAGCTATAGAACTCGGAGCTGATTATATAGACGTTGAACTTAAGGTTTGTTTCTATTATGTTTCCTTTGTCGTTGTTCAAGTAAATATCTCTTTATaattgtaattttcagatttttcatTCCCATGTTAAAACTGGCTAAAAATGATGAGATATGGATAAGTTATCTAGTAGAACTAATTCATATTGAAATTAGCCAATTATCTTTTTTTTCTTAGTCTTTTAAGTGAATGTAGAGTTGTAGACAACAAGATGCAAACAATTTGTTAGTGAAAACATCGAATTTGTTTGTTTAAAAGATTACAACACGTTAGACTAGAAGATAAAGGAAGAGATGGGAGAATCTATTACTAGGATAAAAGGAAAGATGAACGATTATGTATTTGATAGATATTCATGTCATCTCCCACGTAAGGAAAACAATCCAAACGTACAATATGAATGAGAGTTTTGTTTTTAATCCCTATTGGTAGACATGATGCACTACTGAATTCTAAAGTGACATGgacaaataaagaaaaaacacttGGACAGTAGTTGGACCTCAATAAAAGTATACTAGTTTCTGTGTTACTATAGTTATGATGAAGAGATTCAATATAAATATGGATTTGTACAGTAGGAATGGTATTTTTAAAACATGGCTTAGAAGTTAGACAGAGCTATTGTTTTGCACCTACATTCTTTAGACTCAAAACTCACTAGTATaaaaatgaatctttggctcttATCGTTCTAACCTATaactttatactaaaacaaacaCCAGGAATGATACATGTCATTTTCTGGTGTAATTTTTCCCCCGCCATAAACATATTTCAGTCTATTGGCCAGCATCTACTACATGATTTATATGTTCCGCTATGTTGTTTGCGATTAGATGACCACACGTCTACACTTGTACTTTTGGAATTAATCTTGTAAATTATAGTTTAATAAATTATCATCATTTCCCCTCTCGTAGGTAGCGGATGAGTTCTTTGACTCTATCAGCGGAATGAAGCGTACGAAGACATTAATTATTGTGTCTTCCCATAATTATGAAAGCACCCCATCCGTTGAAGAGATTGGAAATCTCGTATCAAGAATACAATCAACTGGAGCCGACATTGTAAAGATTGCAACAACAGCTACTGATATCACGGATTGTGTGCGCATTCTTCAAGTACTTACACATTCTCAGGTACGTACAAAGTAGATGATTTATGTAAGATAATCATATTATGTTACAGGCTCATAGATCAAGAGATATGCTCGAAGTGAGCACACTCTATCttaccaaataaataaaaaatgagtAATTATTCCGAATCATAAAATTTGGAAATCACTCTTTATATAATATTTGTAtccatttatttttatatagttttatcttaatatttttCAGGTTCCAATCATTGGACTTGTTATGCGTGAGAAAGGATTGATATCAAGAATACTGTGTGCCAAATTTGGTGGATATCTTACTTTTGGTACACTCGATGAAGGATCAGTTTCAGCTCCTGGTCAACCTACGTTAAAGGATCTCTTGGATTTATACAATTTTAGATACATAGGTCCTGACACTAAAGTATTTGGAATCATTGGGAATCCTGTTGGCCACAGCAAGAGTCCACATATGTTCAATGCAGCATTTAAGTCTGTTGGTTTTGATGGAATTTATGTGCCTTTGCTTGTGGACAGCGTACCTAACTTTTTGAAGACATATTCATCTCCTGATTTTGTTGGATATAGGTAAGAATACCTTTCTAATTACTTAATTGAGTATTAGAATGACGACTTAGCTTCCTTAGTTTATGAAAGTTCTAACCCCACATGCCGTCACGCCCCTTATTCACTTAGGAAAACTAATTTGCTCACATCTCTATCCCTAAAGTTTCTTACCAATTACCTTGACTATGTAATGACAAACAAATTATATTTTATCACCCCATTTGTATTGGATTTAAACATTATACAATGTAAAATTATAAGTTCGTTTAACCAATATTCTTTTCCGCCTTTTGTGTTAGGCAACATGTGTTATGGAatcatttcagtttctagctAAAAAAGGAGCAAAGTTCTAGTGTTGTTTGATTGTGGTGCCGTGATGTGTATTGTTTTTTGCTTGTTTCATACCATGACAAGCGATGATGCATTTTGGTGCAGCATCACAATTCCTCACAAAATGGCTGGACTTGAGTGCTCTGAAGAGGTGGATCCGATTGCTAAGGTATGTGTAATAAACTCACAATCATGGGAAGGTTGGTTAATTTGGATTACTAAAAATGAACTTACAAGGACTCAAGAACAAAAGTAACAGCTTGAGGCTGTCAATCTCCACTAGTGACTTTAGGTCACAACTCTCCAAAAGCTTAACTGCTTAACACAATACACAATGCCTATTGCTACTGCCATCTTCCCTTTAAATAGCTAACATGATTGTACTACACCCAACCCACTACTATTGTTGGCGTTGCTGTTGTCTGCTGTCTGCTGTCTGCTGCTGTCCCTTGTCTGTTTGTGCCTTAATTGATTTTGGCTTCATTCCCTACTTCTCTTCTCTGTCTTCTTCTAGTCTAGGTGATTGTTGCTGGGGCTTGCTGCCAGGTCATCACACGATGCCGACCCTCTTGCATTAATTATGTGAATTAGCTCCTTTCTTTTACTTTTTCTTTTGACTACAAAAAAAATAACGAGCTTCACAATGGAGGAACTCCTTTTCTCTCATTCCTTATTGATGTGCAGATTTTTCCTTAAATTATATACTTCTGCAGGCAATTGGAGCCATAAATTGCTTGGTTAGAAGACCAAGTGATGGGAAATTGGCAGGCTACAATTTTGATTACGTGGGAGCCATTGAAGCTATTGAAGAAGGTTTACAAGGTTTGTTAACCTATCACATTAAATATGTCCCCCTTGATTTCTTATATGAAAAAATCATTAATATAACTTTGTTTCCTTGCAAGTTTAGTCGGTGGAAGTATTGCACCAAGATCACCCTTGGCAGGCAAAGTTTTTGTTGTTATTGGAGCTGGTGGTGCAGGAAAGGCACTTGCCTATGGAGGAAAAGCCAAAGGGGCTAGTGTTGTCATAGCTAATCGAACACTTGGTACAAAATTTCTTTATTGCAAAAAagctacttcctccgttttttaattgcaccatttggGTTGGCCACAAAGATTAAGAAAAAATATCAATACCCATGTGATAACAaacaaaaaagagagagaaaaggttAGGTTACAAGAGTAAATATAAATGTGTACCAAAAAGCATGTGAAAGTATATCAATATGCAACTTTCAAATAAGGAAATGGTGCAATCAATATGCAACTTTCGACTATTCACGGTCACAGGATTAAGATATGAAGTTACTCATATTTAACTTTCCAATTTTCGAATGAGATTAGAATGAAGATTATTGCAAATATGAAGTGTAGATAAATGTCTCCAGTGGGTCTCTATTGGTGTTGCACACTCGCACTGATGACATATTATTCATTAACCTAACAGTCACGTGATTATCAGTTATCGCAATCTTCTGATTAATCTTATATTGACTTTTTTGTTCTCGTACTAAAGGGTattgttctttctttttctttgtttaataTCAGCAAGTGCTGCGGAGTTAGCAGGTAAAGTTGGAGGAAAAGCTATCAGTCTGGATGAATTAGATGATTTTGCTCCAGAAGATGGGATGATTCTTTTAAATACTACATCAGTTGGAATGAAACCAAAAATAAACGAAACACCTATTTCTAAGGTTCAGGCCTCTCCTTTGTCTTGTGTACTTTTCCTCTATTTCTTATTTATGCTATATTTAAGTATTGTCGAATTCCACAATTCAAAATATGCTACGCtggaaatattttaatatcTCAACTGAAAATTAAGTAGCTATGCTGTTACTTTCTGTAGGAACAATGATAATTGCTTTGTTGTATTAGTGCTTATGTCTCTCTACAGTTGTAGGGATTACTTTTCATACATTTGACCACTATGTTATAATATAATTAGTAGGAGTATCATGCAGTGGCTTGATGGTTTTGGTTTACTTGCTTAAGATGGTTCCCTTGCTTTATGCTAGTCCTAAGCTAGCTGTTAAGGATGAAAAAAAAAGATGGACTTACAAACTACTTTGTTGTCCATAAATAATGGCCATCCTTGCCAAAATATATGTCATCTTCTTTAGATTTTGGAAACTGCAGTCACGTTTGCCAAAATAGTAATAAGTAAAGGCTCACTACTTTAAATGCCTCTAATTCTGTTCTTCTTTTCCAAATTATAACCGTATTTGTTATCTGTGCATCTCATCAAATAAAATTATGAGTTGAGTGCGGACTTGGGGAGTTGGGAATTCATTTCCCACGAGAGCTTGTCCTGTACCCAATGTAAAACTGAGGGGCTGACGTGCTTGGGTACTCATTTTCTGCAGTAACCAATTTATGAGGCATTTATCTATTGATTATGCAACTAGTCTCATCCTCCCCTTTACTAACTCCTGGCCCCAACCCCTATTGCGCATGCAGTAACCTTAAATGAAGTAATTGAGGTACTTTGATAAAACAAttgaagttattaatttttgagATGCTGAAACATCACTATGTAGTACTACTTTTGAGATGGAATCATGGAAGGAGTAGTGAAGTGAATGGCATGATATTAACATCCTCTTTTGTATCATCCTGGCAAAACCTTACATCAACTTCAACAAAAACCCAGTTTTGGAAGGGACACGGAGGCCGTGTTATTGCTTCCCTAACCAAAAAATGCTGCATTTGCAATAATAATCATTTAAAAGTTTGACGCAAATGTGGTTATGCATGATGTCGTAGCAATGTGAAAGTTGAAGTTACTCTATAATGTTGCTTTGGCATGTTCTGCAGTAAGAAGACATTTTGCAGTGTTAATGCTTAGTTTTGATTCACCATGTTCCTTTACTATTTGTCCCTTTACAGAAAGCTCTGAAGAACTATGCTCTTGTTTTTGATGCGGTTTACACACCAAAGTTAACTAGACTCTTAAAAGAAGCTCAAGAATCAGGAGCCTCAATTGTATATGGAACAGAAATGCTTGTTAACCAAGCCTTCAGACAGTATGAACAGTTCACCGGCTTGCCAGGTAGGAATGATAACAGGATACCTGCTTCTCTATATGCTATTCATTTTAAGTTTTTGAGGAAGGGAAAGCAAGAGTAATTCAATTGTAATTAGCAAAATAACAGAGGATAATCTGGATTACAATCGCTGCTAGACACCTTATCAGTGTGAAGATTTGTCTTATTCTTAGAAGAAAGTTGAAGAAACTAAACCCAATTCAAagcaattacacttgattggttaaatattattgttatgacTGTGCTGATCAGTTTTTGTTGGTATTTCAGTCCCAAAGGAACTCATGAGGGAAGTCCTGGCAAAGAGCACGTCATAAAGGATTTCAACACATATCCATTACGTTCTTTGAGTGATTCTTTTGTACCAAATAGCGTGTTTTTTCCTTCCGATATGCATAATGGTAATCAGTAAGCTTCTTTATTAGATGATGTGAGGCTGCGAGGTTCAACCACTTTATAGAGAAGAATTGTTGTAGAGGCCGCCGGGGTATCTTCATTGATTGATTTATCCCTTAAAAAGAAAAGGGATTAGAAACTCTTTTTCCTTCCTGTCTTTCCTTTCACAGTACAGAACAAGTTCCGTACACTCCTTTGTAAAGTTGTGAAGGCATTTGGTATAACTATGTTGCTGTATAATACACCATTGTTTTTAATTCAAATCTATGTTACCCTTGTCAGGGAAAATTTTAGAAGGCTCCTTGTTAAGCTTTTGTCGGACACACTGTTATTAGCGATCTTTCTTTGCTAACATGTTCGGCCCTTTGATTCAAAAAGCTATAACTCTATACTAAAAGAGCCCTTTGATAATGGACTAAAATGTGGCGAATATGAATAGAGATACATTTTTTTGAAATATTCTGTTTTGAAACAGCCTTAACATAAGACAGCCTTAATGTTGCACATTATGCTGACATCAtccctttttttattattatttttctgaaagaaaaatttattttttaccaaCTATAAagattgaaaaaaaatatatatattttacccTTATATTTTActatcttaaaaaaaaaaaaaacatattttttacCATCCAAAACGTTAAATTTGGTAAAATTAGGCTTACGCACGACGACCCGATCTGACCCGACACGAGGGCCTGGTCTTGGGCACTAGGTTGAAAATTTTGATCTGAACCTGGTTGAAACCCGACCCAGTCCTATTTATCAACACCTTGTTACTGCAAGATCAACCTACCCCAAATGTGGTTTTATTAGTCataaaatcatattttaaaACATTTGAACCTTTAATTGAGCAGTGCTTCTCTTGTGTGGTCAGCCAAATCATCAACTAGATGATGTGACGCGCGCGTGCAACTCCCTCGCACGAAAAACTAACAGCGTTAAATTCTCTCTCTTGTTAAACCAACTTAATCAGTTTTTCTTTTCCGCCACAACCTTCCTTTCCAATACTTCTTCTCCTTCAGTTCGTTGCTCAGACTTATGCGTCCTTCCGTCCAACGTATCACCACCCTCGCCGACGTTTGTAACATCTCTCTCCTCTACTCTCCTTTCCCCTGACAACCATGACAACTAGCAACAACAACCATTGCGGATTACAACAACGCTGTTGTTGGTATGACGGGTAGTTGTTTTGATGTTATTGGCATGGCTGgcgttgttattgttgttggtcGATTGAAGCTGACACTCTAACAGTATTAGCTTCGTCAAAGACACGATAAACACATCCGCGGATTGTGTTCGCCATATCCATGACGGTAATTTCTAGTATCTgacctaaaactataaaagtatatATGGCCTTATAAAAccaacagatctaaactataaaagtacatgacctaaaacaataaaaaaaaacctcaaataaaactataaaagtacctTCCATAAAACTATAAAACTATAGAAGCACTTtgactaaaataaaattatctaGGTTATaaactacggagtataaaaGTATCTAccataaaattataaaagtacATTCCCTGAAACTattaaactatagaagtacgTAAACTTAAAGTATAAAAGTATTTTGGGTTTTTCTACGTTGTGCCCGTGCATTTAAAATCTTTCGCATTGTACCCCTGTACTTGTAAAATATAGTTAACCTTATCCTTGCTGCTAATCCAACATTTAAAAATTAAGGTTTTTCTATATTATAGGCAACCTTATGTTTGTTGTTAAACCAACCGTCCAACACTAATgaactactccct encodes:
- the LOC110790994 gene encoding bifunctional 3-dehydroquinate dehydratase/shikimate dehydrogenase, chloroplastic — translated: MAISDLQMGESIRRNSTLICVPIMDSTVDQMLVQVMKAKEQGADLVELRLDFLKNFDPNRDLDLLIKRSCLPTLVTFRPTWEGGQYDGDESGRRKALCRAIELGADYIDVELKVADEFFDSISGMKRTKTLIIVSSHNYESTPSVEEIGNLVSRIQSTGADIVKIATTATDITDCVRILQVLTHSQVPIIGLVMREKGLISRILCAKFGGYLTFGTLDEGSVSAPGQPTLKDLLDLYNFRYIGPDTKVFGIIGNPVGHSKSPHMFNAAFKSVGFDGIYVPLLVDSVPNFLKTYSSPDFVGYSITIPHKMAGLECSEEVDPIAKAIGAINCLVRRPSDGKLAGYNFDYVGAIEAIEEGLQVGGSIAPRSPLAGKVFVVIGAGGAGKALAYGGKAKGASVVIANRTLASAAELAGKVGGKAISLDELDDFAPEDGMILLNTTSVGMKPKINETPISKKALKNYALVFDAVYTPKLTRLLKEAQESGASIVYGTEMLVNQAFRQYEQFTGLPVPKELMREVLAKSTS